Below is a window of Arthrobacter sp. SLBN-112 DNA.
GCTGAGCGAAAGATCCGCCCCGTCATGGGACGCCGAGATCATCAGGACACGGGCAACCGTGGTCCAGCCAAGGTGCGAGTACAGTTTTTGCCCGTCCGCGGACGCCAGCAGGAGTCCGGTGCGCACATCATGGCCGAAGGCCTGAGCCGCCAGGGCGCGCATGATGAAGCTGCCCAGGCCCCTGCGCTGGAATGCAGGCTCTGTGATGATCTTGTCGAAGACCGCGGTGTCGCCCACGACGAACACCCTGCCGCTGGCCGCGATGTCATCCCCGGAGCGGACCTCTGCGTAGTGCACACCATCCTGCTCGAATGTGGACAGGCTCAGGTCGTCGTCGGAAAGCCAGGGATCCTCGGCGTCCTGGGTCTCCATGTCCACGATCATCATCGTCTGCGAATCCGAGGTGACGTTCAGCCCGTGCTTGGCCGCCAAAGCAGTGAACCGGGCGGGATCGTGCGTGAGGACGGTCAGTACCCGCGCGGGGGCTTCTGCCGTCTTGGCGGCCAGCTCGGCGAATTCTTCGGGGGTCGGTTCGGACGCAAAAACTTCCCAGTCCCCGCTGGTATCAGCCCGGAGCACGGCAGGGAACCGGCCCTCCGTTGAGGTCCGGTAGCCGCGACATCCGGCCCAGCCCGCAACCCACACTTGAAACAGGCCAGTGATGTCTTCAACCAGGGTTTCCTGACTCATGGCATGAAGACTATTCCAGCCCGATCGCCAGCAACAGGGGGTGGCCAAGTGCTTATGGAATTGTGATACGCGCCCGCCTCCAGCCCGGCGGTACCCTTAAATACGTGGCTTTGAACCGAATTGTGCTTTTTTACGGCTTTACCCCGATCGCGGATCCGGACGCTGTGCGGCTTTGGCAGCGCGCCCTCTGCGAGAAGCTCGGCCTGACCGGCCGCATCCTCATTTCCAAGGACGGGATCAACGCCACGGTGGGCGGGGAAATCGGCGCCGTCAAGCAATACGTCAAGACCACCCGCGAGTACCCCGGATTCCGTGGCATTGACGTGAAGTGGTCCGACGGCGGCGCGGAGGACTTTCCCAGGCTCAGCGTCAAGGTGCGGGACGAGATCGTCTCCTTCGGTGCGCCCGGCGAACTTACGGTGGACGCCAACGGCGTGGTGGGAGGCGGCAAGCACCTCAAACCCGAAGAACTGCACGAACTCGTGGACGCCAAGAAGCAGGGCGGCGAGGACGTGGTGTTCTTCGACGGCCGGAACGCCTTCGAAGCACAGATAGGCCGGTTCAAGGACGCCGTGGTCCCCGACGTCGCCACCACGCACGACTTCATCAAGGAACTCGACTCCGGCAAGTACGACGCCCTCAAGGACAAGCCGGTGGTCACCTACTGCACCGGCGGCATCCGCTGCGAGGTGCTCTCCAGCCTGATGGTGAACCGCGGCTTCAAAGAGGTCTACCAGCTCGACGGCGGCATTGTCCGCTACGGTGAGGCGTTCAAGGACCAGGGGCTCTGGGAGGGCTCCCTCTACGTCTTCGACAAGCGCATGCACCTGGAGTTCAGCGAGGACGCCAAGACCATCGGCCAATGCGTCCGCTGCTCCGCACCCACCAGCAAATTCGAGAACTGCTCCAATCCCAGCTGCCGCACCTTGACGCTGTACTGCGCCGAGTGCGCCTCAAACCCGGAGACACTGCGTTGCCCCGAAGGCTGCGCGGCAGCCTGAGCCGCGCTTTAAAGCTTGCGCAGCCGGAACGCATAATTCGCGGCACTGCCGGCTTCCAGCCGCACCGTCAGGACGCTCTTCGTGGACAAATAGAAGACGTTTTCGCGGTTGATGCCGCACCGAAGGCCAAGATCCACCAGCGTCAGGGTCTCGGTGCTCACCGTGAACGTCACCCTGCGCTGGCTCCGGCAGGCAAGCGACAGGGTGTAGGTCCCGGTCTCCAGGACCGGTGATGCCACGGTCCGCACCTCGCCGGAACCCAGCAACCCGGCATCCGCCTGGACATTGGGTGCGGTGCTGTCCGGAAGCACCCGGGACACCCAATCACCGAGGTCGGCGCCGCTGACCGGGTCCTGCTGCAGCGGATCGCGGGTGAAGGCCGGAACCGGGGCAACGGTGGCGCCCTGCACCGCGCCGGCCCGGCCGTCGTCGTACGTATATTCGCAGCCCGCCAGGGCACCTGCCGCAAGTACCAGTCCAAGGGCGACGGCGGCCGCCGGCCTCGGTGCCTTGGCCGCCCGTGCTGTCCCTTGGGGACGGAGCGCGGAGATCCTCCGCACGCTGGGCATAGTCCGACTGTATGCCCGCAACAGGCGGCGGGCCATAGCCGGAACCCGGCGTTACTGCGCCGGCGCCAGCTGGTACGCGTAGAGCAGCGGTGCGTCCACGCTGGAGCTGCTGATTTGGACCCGGCCGGTGGCTGGCAGTGTGATTTTGGTGGTCTCGGCACGGCCGTTGCAGGCCGCCCCGGCTTCGGTGACCGCCTTGCCGTCCAGGGACACCGCGAAGAAGGCCTTGCCGGTGCCGGCACACACTGCCGTGAGCGTGTAGCTGCCGGCAGGTACGGAGGCTGCTTCCTGCACCAGGTGGTCCCGGTTGAGGATCTTCCCCGAATCCTGAAGCACAGTGCCCGCCGGGGCAGTGGGCAGCGCCGCGGCGCGCCACTGGGGAACGTCCGCGCCCTCCACCGAACCCGCCGGCGAACACCCTGCGACGGCGAGGCCAAGAACTGCGGCGACCATTGCCGCCGGCAGCGAACGGCGGACCGCGGCGGTGCGGGCGCGCGGAAGGAAGGAGAGGCGGGAAGGCATGGTTCCACCGTACCCCGCAGCCGGGCCGGACTAAACTTGAGCGATGCCCAGATCCCCGTACGAATTCACCGCCGGCAACACTTCTGACGCCCCCCGCAGCGACCTGCCCGGGCTGCTGTCCGCGCTCGCCGCGGACCTGCGCGGACTGGACTACACGCTCGACGGCGTCGCACGGCTGCTGGGGCCGACGGCCTCTGCGGCGCTGAACCGGGACCAGGTCATCCCTGCGATGCTTGCAACCGAGCAGGCAGTGCAGCTCAGCGAAGCGGCGGCGCCGCTCGCCGCCGTCGTCCGGCTGTGGCTCCTGGCCGAGCCCCAGGAACGGGAAACGCTCGACGCCGCCCTGCCGGCTACCGGCGTGGAAGGGCTCCTCGAGCTGGGGCTGCTGCAGCCCGTCCCCGGCGCGTCCCGCTTCACGGCAAAGGCAGACCTGCGGCCCTACG
It encodes the following:
- a CDS encoding GNAT family N-acetyltransferase produces the protein MSQETLVEDITGLFQVWVAGWAGCRGYRTSTEGRFPAVLRADTSGDWEVFASEPTPEEFAELAAKTAEAPARVLTVLTHDPARFTALAAKHGLNVTSDSQTMMIVDMETQDAEDPWLSDDDLSLSTFEQDGVHYAEVRSGDDIAASGRVFVVGDTAVFDKIITEPAFQRRGLGSFIMRALAAQAFGHDVRTGLLLASADGQKLYSHLGWTTVARVLMISASHDGADLSLS
- a CDS encoding rhodanese-related sulfurtransferase produces the protein MALNRIVLFYGFTPIADPDAVRLWQRALCEKLGLTGRILISKDGINATVGGEIGAVKQYVKTTREYPGFRGIDVKWSDGGAEDFPRLSVKVRDEIVSFGAPGELTVDANGVVGGGKHLKPEELHELVDAKKQGGEDVVFFDGRNAFEAQIGRFKDAVVPDVATTHDFIKELDSGKYDALKDKPVVTYCTGGIRCEVLSSLMVNRGFKEVYQLDGGIVRYGEAFKDQGLWEGSLYVFDKRMHLEFSEDAKTIGQCVRCSAPTSKFENCSNPSCRTLTLYCAECASNPETLRCPEGCAAA